A segment of the Patescibacteria group bacterium genome:
AGAACGAGTCTCTCACGGGCAGTATTATCCAGTTCAGGCTGTGGCATATCTTCAACAAAATGCCTGTCCTGGCAATCTTTTTAATTTTTATGATTATGGAGGATATCTTATTTGGAAATTGCCTTCACATAAAGTATTTATCGATGGACGAATGCCCACATGGCGAACAGATACAGAAAATTATATGGCAGATTATGTGCGCGCAATACATGATACCGAATTTAGAAAAACTCTTTTTGATACCCATACTATTAAGTGTGTTTTATTTCCCCACACAGCAACAAATCTAATCAGCGATTTAAAAACACAAGGTTGGAATGTTTTAATTGCTGATTCTACGAGTATTCTCTTGATTCAACAATAAATGTTGAGAAACAAACTTAAGTATAGTAGTATAGACGGACTGGGCGAGTGGCGGAATTGGTATACGCGCTAGTCTTAGGAACTAGTTCCTCACGGATTGGGAGTTCGAGTCTCCCCTCGCCCACAGTCAAGCAAAGAACCTTACAAAGCTTTTATGGCTCTATGTAAGGTTTTTTTGTGTATCTCATCTATTGACAAATAGGCACATATTGTGATATAATACAGTCTGGTCCTTTGACAACCCAATCTACAACACAAACACCACGTAGTACGTGGAGAAAGGCACCCGATGAACCCAGTTACACAACTGATCATTGGTGGAGTGGCGTTCCTCGTGTGCGCCCTCCTCCTCGACATCCTCTGCGAAGAGGTGTGGAGGCCGCTCAAGCCCAAGTTCATGCGTTCGTTGTTTGGCCGTAAAAAGCGGAACGACGACGATGACAACAAGCCTCAGCACGATAGTGAGGTGAAGCGTTGGAGAAAGTTGAGGACTGCGTTTGCACTAACATTCGCAGCGATCTGCTTCTTCCTCCCCTTGTTCCTCATGCGACTTGCTCTACAAGACATCGACCCTCGGCTCAACCAGCTGATGGTGTTTGTGAGCTTGTACATCATGTGGCATTTCGTGTCTGATGTCCTGCCGAAAATTAGCGTGTACGTGCCGGAAGGACAAGGACTCCTTACCCTCAACCAGTTCACGAAGAAGTTCGTCATCTACGGACAGGGATTTAGCTTCCGTTTCCCTTGGGAGACGGTGCACGAGAAGAACCACATCTCGCTCCAGGACCTTACAATCCAGGTGCGCAAGATCAGCATCCCCACCAAGGGTGCGAAAATCTACTTGTCGTTCCAGTTCAGCTGGAAGCCGCGTCTGAGCGACCTCGACGTGTTCTTCCAGATCGGTGGCAACATGGCTGAAGGAGTGTCGGAGAGGTTCCGCGCTATCTTCGAGGAGTTCTTTACCTCGCAGATTCGTCGGATACCTGCCGAAGTCGCTAGCAATGGGCAAATGATCCTGAGCTGGTTGGCCCGGTCGGTGTTTGACATCGATCAAGACGAGATCAACCTTGATGACCCAAAAATCAGGAAGATCTACGAAAGGATGTCGAAGTACGTCACCCTCGACGGCCAGCAAGGTGCGTTGAGGAATACCCGTCGTGCTCGTGAGCGCAAGTTCGGTGTCGACATGAATACCGTTGAGATAACGGACTTCGATTTCGACAGGGATGTCCAAGAGGCACGGAACGCCATCGACATCCTTCGCAAGATGGGCCCGGCTATGCGAAAAAGCATGGGCATCAGTCAGGAGGCTTGGGAGAAGACCTATGTTAACCCTGACGATCCTGGCGCTCATCAGAGATACCTTGAGCTGTTTCAACAGTTTACGGTCATCACGAAGGACGCCAAGTCAACTATCGTCGCAATCCAAGGCGGTAGTAATCAGGGTGATCCGCTGGTGCGAGCTGCTCTTGCAGAGCTTGCGGCCAAATCTCCCGATCCTGTGTTCCAAGCGGCGTTTGCCCAACTCTTGGCTGCAATGAAGTAACCTTTCTACAGGAGAAACATCATGGCCAAGAATAAAGGCCAAGACAACAAGTCCGACGACAAGAAACCGGATGACAAGAAACCGGAACAGAAGAAGTCGCCGGAGCAGATCAACCA
Coding sequences within it:
- a CDS encoding SPFH domain-containing protein, producing MNPVTQLIIGGVAFLVCALLLDILCEEVWRPLKPKFMRSLFGRKKRNDDDDNKPQHDSEVKRWRKLRTAFALTFAAICFFLPLFLMRLALQDIDPRLNQLMVFVSLYIMWHFVSDVLPKISVYVPEGQGLLTLNQFTKKFVIYGQGFSFRFPWETVHEKNHISLQDLTIQVRKISIPTKGAKIYLSFQFSWKPRLSDLDVFFQIGGNMAEGVSERFRAIFEEFFTSQIRRIPAEVASNGQMILSWLARSVFDIDQDEINLDDPKIRKIYERMSKYVTLDGQQGALRNTRRARERKFGVDMNTVEITDFDFDRDVQEARNAIDILRKMGPAMRKSMGISQEAWEKTYVNPDDPGAHQRYLELFQQFTVITKDAKSTIVAIQGGSNQGDPLVRAALAELAAKSPDPVFQAAFAQLLAAMK